One Cuculus canorus isolate bCucCan1 chromosome 1, bCucCan1.pri, whole genome shotgun sequence DNA segment encodes these proteins:
- the STRAP gene encoding serine-threonine kinase receptor-associated protein isoform X1, which produces MAMRQTPLTCSGHTRPVVDLAFSGVTPYGYFLISACKDGKPMLRQGDTGDWIGTFLGHKGAVWGATLNTDATKAATAAADFTAKVWDAVSGDELISLAHKHIVKSVDFTQDSNYLLTGGQDKLLRIYDLSKPEAEPDVVSGHTSGIKKALWSSDDKQILSADDKTVRLWDRSTMTEVKALNVAMSVSSMEYVPEGQILVITYGKTIAFHSAETLEQIKSFEAPATINSASLHPAKECLVAGGEDFKLYKYDYNTGEELESYKGHFGPIHCVRFSPDGELYASGSEDGTLRLWQTTVGKTYGLWKCVVPEEENAEAAKARTTLPGTAEEEIEELPSENSDTVYSSTPEVKA; this is translated from the exons ATGGCCATGAGGCAGACCCCGCTGACCTGTTCCGGGCACACGCGGCCCGTGGTGGATCTGGCGTTCAGCGGCGTCACCCCCTATGGGTATTTCCTGATCAGCGCCTGCAAGG atggTAAGCCTATGCTGCGTCAGGGCGACACAGGAGACTGGATCGGCACATTTCTAGGTCATAAAGGTGCTGTTTGGGGTGCCACTTTAAACACAGATGCCACTAAAgcagctacagcagcagcagattttaCAGC CAAAGTGTGGGATGCTGTGTCAGGCGATGAACTAATCTCATTGGCTCACAAACACATTGTCAAAAGTGTGGATTTTACACAG GATAGCAATTATTTGTTAACAGGTGGACAAGATAAACTGTTGCGTATCTATGACTTGAGCAAGCCAGAAGCAG AACCTGATGTTGTCAGTGGGCATACTTCTGGCATTAAAAAGGCTTTATGGAGCAGTGATGACAAACAGATTCTTTCAGCTGATGATAAAACTGTCCg CCTCTGGGACCGGAGTACCATGACAGAAGTAAAGGCCCTAAATGTTGCAATGTCAGTGAGCAGCATGGAGTATGTTCCAGAAGGGCAGATACTTGTGATAACCTATGGGAAGACTATTGCTTTTCACAGTGCTGAAAC TCTAGAGCAGATTAAATCATTTGAAGCACCTGCTACAATCAATTCTGCATCACTTCACCCTGCAAAAGAATGTTTGGTTGCTGGTGGTGAAGATTTTAAACTCTATAAATATGACTACAATACAGGAGAAGAATTAG AATCTTACAAAGGACACTTTGGTCCAATTCACTGTGTGAGGTTTAGCCCTGATGGAGAGTTGTATGCAAGTGGCTCTGAGGATGGTACACTAAGGCTGTGGCAGACAACAGTAGGGAAGACCTACGGTCTTTGGAAGTGTGTAGTTCCTG AAGAGGAGAAcgcagaagcagcaaaagcaaggaCCACCCTTCCAGgaactgcagaagaagaaatag AAGAACTTCCTTCTGAAAATTCAGATACAGTGTACAGCTCAACTCCTGAAGTTAAGGCCTGA
- the STRAP gene encoding serine-threonine kinase receptor-associated protein isoform X2 — protein sequence MLRQGDTGDWIGTFLGHKGAVWGATLNTDATKAATAAADFTAKVWDAVSGDELISLAHKHIVKSVDFTQDSNYLLTGGQDKLLRIYDLSKPEAEPDVVSGHTSGIKKALWSSDDKQILSADDKTVRLWDRSTMTEVKALNVAMSVSSMEYVPEGQILVITYGKTIAFHSAETLEQIKSFEAPATINSASLHPAKECLVAGGEDFKLYKYDYNTGEELESYKGHFGPIHCVRFSPDGELYASGSEDGTLRLWQTTVGKTYGLWKCVVPEEENAEAAKARTTLPGTAEEEIEELPSENSDTVYSSTPEVKA from the exons ATGCTGCGTCAGGGCGACACAGGAGACTGGATCGGCACATTTCTAGGTCATAAAGGTGCTGTTTGGGGTGCCACTTTAAACACAGATGCCACTAAAgcagctacagcagcagcagattttaCAGC CAAAGTGTGGGATGCTGTGTCAGGCGATGAACTAATCTCATTGGCTCACAAACACATTGTCAAAAGTGTGGATTTTACACAG GATAGCAATTATTTGTTAACAGGTGGACAAGATAAACTGTTGCGTATCTATGACTTGAGCAAGCCAGAAGCAG AACCTGATGTTGTCAGTGGGCATACTTCTGGCATTAAAAAGGCTTTATGGAGCAGTGATGACAAACAGATTCTTTCAGCTGATGATAAAACTGTCCg CCTCTGGGACCGGAGTACCATGACAGAAGTAAAGGCCCTAAATGTTGCAATGTCAGTGAGCAGCATGGAGTATGTTCCAGAAGGGCAGATACTTGTGATAACCTATGGGAAGACTATTGCTTTTCACAGTGCTGAAAC TCTAGAGCAGATTAAATCATTTGAAGCACCTGCTACAATCAATTCTGCATCACTTCACCCTGCAAAAGAATGTTTGGTTGCTGGTGGTGAAGATTTTAAACTCTATAAATATGACTACAATACAGGAGAAGAATTAG AATCTTACAAAGGACACTTTGGTCCAATTCACTGTGTGAGGTTTAGCCCTGATGGAGAGTTGTATGCAAGTGGCTCTGAGGATGGTACACTAAGGCTGTGGCAGACAACAGTAGGGAAGACCTACGGTCTTTGGAAGTGTGTAGTTCCTG AAGAGGAGAAcgcagaagcagcaaaagcaaggaCCACCCTTCCAGgaactgcagaagaagaaatag AAGAACTTCCTTCTGAAAATTCAGATACAGTGTACAGCTCAACTCCTGAAGTTAAGGCCTGA